One part of the Halostagnicola larsenii XH-48 genome encodes these proteins:
- a CDS encoding PHP domain-containing protein has protein sequence MTRRYDLQVHTDASPCSSTPPERVATAAVDAGLDGIAVTDHDTLANVDAVRDAVPASLDVISGVEVTTTEGHLLALDVTEPPPQTDPLTVIDHVHDQGGVAVLSHPFDTMRQYYEADLDTLADAIDGVEAINSRCVRRRFNERAARFAAAHDLPATGGSDAHFPMEVGRAYATVEGDGPLVEAVREGRVRPGGRGRYLSGHVATKIHQFRTASGRFVADLTPGRSP, from the coding sequence ATGACACGCCGATACGATCTGCAGGTTCACACGGACGCTTCGCCCTGCTCGAGTACGCCTCCCGAGCGCGTCGCAACCGCGGCGGTCGACGCCGGACTCGACGGTATCGCCGTCACCGACCACGACACGCTCGCCAATGTCGACGCCGTTCGGGACGCCGTCCCCGCGTCCCTGGACGTAATCTCCGGGGTCGAGGTGACCACGACCGAGGGGCACCTCTTGGCGCTCGACGTGACTGAGCCGCCGCCGCAGACTGACCCGTTGACCGTGATCGATCACGTCCACGATCAAGGAGGTGTCGCCGTCCTATCACACCCGTTCGATACAATGAGACAGTACTACGAGGCGGACCTTGATACCCTCGCAGACGCCATCGACGGGGTCGAGGCGATAAATTCCCGTTGTGTCCGCCGCCGATTCAACGAACGCGCAGCGCGCTTCGCGGCCGCCCACGACCTGCCGGCGACCGGCGGAAGCGACGCCCACTTTCCGATGGAGGTCGGCCGCGCGTACGCCACCGTCGAGGGCGACGGGCCGCTCGTCGAGGCCGTACGCGAAGGGCGCGTTCGTCCCGGCGGTCGCGGACGATACCTCTCGGGGCACGTCGCGACGAAAATCCATCAGTTTCGAACCGCTTCGGGTCGCTTCGTCGCGGACCTCACACCGGGGAGATCACCGTGA
- a CDS encoding metal-dependent hydrolase yields MFLGHALLAFALATLLADWRGWPARRALTLGVIAGAFAAIPDIDVAYAAVALDFGRLTTESVARPSTFWDATRGVHRAMTHSLIVSLLAGPAFGLWTGAKNGSALTRTIGRGVGAAVLVGLVTVAALSSGPLGAIVMGLFAVAGVGVALLCRIATDFSARTIGLAATAGLLSHPWGDLVTGEPPQLFYPLSVRVFDGRVMLHDDATVHLLGAFALELAVVWLAAFAIARVTDHSLSRLVDRRASIGVAYGMVAVVMTPPTLDVSYHFVFSILAVGIVCAGFSARSAVSASVTDLRQWFGLPTFDGVLAGELEGVHASSLQVAFTALTGITAALWGYATVYSIAIFVTA; encoded by the coding sequence GTGTTTCTTGGACACGCGCTGCTGGCGTTCGCCCTCGCCACGCTGCTTGCGGACTGGCGAGGGTGGCCCGCTCGCCGCGCACTGACTCTCGGGGTGATTGCGGGTGCGTTCGCGGCGATCCCGGATATCGACGTCGCGTACGCGGCTGTGGCGCTGGATTTTGGCCGGCTGACCACCGAGTCGGTCGCTCGCCCGAGTACGTTCTGGGACGCGACGCGGGGCGTCCACCGGGCGATGACCCACTCGCTGATCGTCTCGCTGCTGGCCGGTCCCGCGTTCGGACTCTGGACGGGCGCGAAAAACGGCTCGGCGCTGACCCGGACCATCGGTCGAGGCGTCGGTGCCGCCGTGCTTGTCGGACTGGTCACCGTGGCCGCTCTCTCGAGCGGCCCGCTCGGGGCTATTGTGATGGGGCTGTTCGCAGTCGCCGGCGTCGGAGTCGCTCTGCTGTGTCGGATCGCGACGGACTTTTCGGCTCGGACGATCGGACTCGCCGCCACGGCCGGGTTGCTGTCTCACCCATGGGGCGACCTGGTGACGGGCGAACCGCCGCAATTGTTCTACCCGCTTTCCGTTCGCGTGTTCGACGGGCGGGTGATGCTCCACGACGACGCGACGGTTCACCTGCTGGGTGCGTTCGCGCTCGAGCTAGCGGTCGTCTGGCTCGCGGCGTTCGCGATCGCCCGCGTCACCGACCACTCGCTGTCGAGGTTGGTCGATCGACGCGCGAGCATCGGTGTCGCGTACGGCATGGTGGCCGTCGTGATGACACCGCCGACGCTCGACGTGTCGTATCACTTCGTGTTCTCAATTCTGGCAGTCGGGATCGTCTGTGCCGGCTTCTCGGCACGATCCGCTGTGTCGGCGTCGGTGACCGACCTTCGACAGTGGTTCGGCTTGCCGACGTTCGACGGGGTGTTGGCCGGCGAACTCGAGGGCGTGCACGCGTCGTCGCTGCAGGTTGCCTTCACTGCGCTGACCGGAATCACCGCGGCGCTCTGGGGGTACGCGACCGTGTATTCGATTGCGATATTCGTGACAGCCTGA
- a CDS encoding potassium channel family protein, with protein sequence MVLAPITDVLLGIYLGLLAAIFPAFIAFSIGFIFKYFTAVTVPALGVVALGGTLAGVSGGLMGLMDPTLSGSWTGITAVLVILMACLWAHSQGDTLADATPRRLTLKSIPGAKLSTDLAERVDSYGQVRIRPVGEIHDIEGYPQLSEDLREQIANRSWKFPVALSVSALESRLEERLMADYELAEASVTIDKKGRAHIAGAPTAAGLSRRVPPRKRAVTIETLLPTGVARGDSVTLRLPDGDVTGPMVSARTKGVETNEVETKSEPDPSKETDGIQDGVKQLIPKMTTTGGEGFVTIAVSLAEGKRIVRNDFAPMVVNSRGKQREYETIAVLRQHGNRFRKLVVGERSSLAGTTIGGSQIRDAYRVAILAIRRPSEVLIAPRGSTELRSGDELIVVGKPTQLREFEGVIA encoded by the coding sequence ATGGTTCTGGCACCCATTACGGACGTTTTACTTGGAATTTATCTCGGACTACTCGCCGCCATCTTCCCGGCGTTCATCGCGTTTTCCATCGGTTTTATATTCAAATACTTCACGGCCGTTACCGTCCCCGCCCTCGGTGTCGTTGCACTGGGCGGGACACTCGCCGGGGTGTCCGGCGGGTTAATGGGGCTGATGGACCCGACACTCTCCGGGAGCTGGACGGGTATCACTGCTGTCTTAGTGATCTTGATGGCTTGCCTATGGGCGCACAGTCAAGGAGACACACTCGCGGATGCAACGCCTCGGAGGCTGACGCTAAAATCCATTCCGGGGGCGAAACTCTCCACCGACTTGGCCGAGCGGGTCGACTCCTACGGCCAGGTCCGCATTCGGCCCGTGGGGGAGATACACGACATCGAGGGGTACCCTCAGTTGTCCGAGGATCTGCGAGAACAGATCGCCAATCGTTCCTGGAAGTTCCCCGTTGCTCTCTCGGTTTCGGCGCTCGAATCCCGGCTCGAGGAGCGTCTGATGGCCGACTACGAACTCGCCGAAGCGAGCGTGACCATCGACAAAAAGGGACGCGCACATATCGCTGGGGCGCCGACTGCTGCCGGACTATCTCGGCGCGTACCGCCCAGAAAGCGGGCTGTAACGATTGAGACTCTCCTCCCGACCGGTGTTGCCCGGGGCGACTCCGTGACGCTTCGGCTCCCGGACGGCGACGTTACGGGTCCAATGGTTAGCGCCCGAACGAAAGGCGTCGAGACGAATGAGGTCGAGACGAAGAGTGAACCAGATCCGTCGAAGGAAACTGACGGTATCCAAGACGGTGTGAAACAACTCATCCCGAAGATGACGACGACCGGAGGAGAGGGGTTCGTTACCATCGCCGTTTCCCTCGCCGAGGGAAAGCGGATCGTTCGGAACGACTTCGCACCGATGGTTGTCAATTCGCGGGGAAAACAGCGCGAGTACGAAACGATCGCGGTTCTTCGGCAACACGGGAACCGATTTCGGAAACTGGTTGTGGGCGAACGGAGCTCACTCGCCGGCACCACGATCGGCGGTTCGCAGATTCGTGACGCCTACAGGGTGGCGATTCTAGCGATCCGACGTCCGTCGGAGGTGCTCATCGCTCCGCGGGGTTCGACTGAACTCCGGAGCGGTGACGAGCTAATCGTCGTCGGCAAGCCAACTCAGCTCCGTGAATTTGAGGGGGTGATCGCATGA
- a CDS encoding decaprenyl-phosphate phosphoribosyltransferase: MARAYATHRRVAVTVSGLAKEIRPWQWYKQSILLLGLVFSGSLFDPVAVTNVAIGVVAFCAIAGATYIGNDIADLEEDRKHPRKKHRPIASGQVPISVAVAFAAVLFVGGISLSATLGPLFLLIVLAYLAQNALYSVFLKEVVLVDVMVIAVGFVLRAIAGVVAIDVSLSPWLVVCTFLGALMLAFGKRRHEMVVNDDPSASRSILAEYTEELLDQFLVVVLSALLVSYSLYTFFGSGVWMMATLPFAFFAAFRYHYLAHTRDLGGDPKFLFADRPFFLNLVVWGLVVVGILYDVPIVLVELFA, from the coding sequence ATGGCCCGAGCATACGCCACTCACCGCCGGGTCGCAGTAACCGTCTCCGGGCTGGCCAAGGAGATCCGTCCATGGCAGTGGTACAAACAGAGTATCCTGTTGCTGGGGCTCGTCTTCTCCGGGAGCCTGTTCGATCCTGTCGCGGTCACGAACGTCGCAATCGGCGTCGTCGCCTTCTGTGCCATCGCGGGCGCGACGTACATCGGCAACGACATCGCAGACCTCGAGGAAGACCGCAAGCACCCGCGGAAGAAACATCGCCCCATCGCTAGCGGGCAAGTGCCGATCTCCGTCGCAGTGGCGTTCGCGGCGGTGCTTTTCGTCGGCGGTATCTCCCTTTCTGCCACCCTCGGGCCGCTGTTTCTCCTGATCGTCCTCGCGTACCTCGCACAGAACGCGCTTTACTCCGTGTTCCTGAAGGAAGTCGTCCTCGTCGACGTGATGGTGATCGCCGTCGGGTTCGTGTTGCGGGCCATCGCCGGCGTGGTCGCCATCGACGTCTCCCTGAGCCCCTGGCTCGTCGTCTGTACGTTCCTCGGAGCGCTGATGCTCGCGTTCGGCAAGCGTCGCCACGAAATGGTCGTCAACGACGATCCGTCCGCGTCGCGGTCGATTCTCGCCGAGTACACCGAGGAATTATTGGACCAGTTTCTCGTCGTCGTGCTGTCTGCGCTGCTCGTTTCCTACTCGCTTTACACGTTCTTCGGCAGCGGCGTCTGGATGATGGCCACCCTCCCGTTCGCTTTCTTTGCGGCCTTCAGATACCACTACCTTGCCCATACGCGCGACCTCGGCGGCGATCCGAAGTTCCTCTTCGCCGACCGTCCGTTCTTCCTGAACCTCGTCGTCTGGGGCCTCGTCGTCGTCGGGATTCTGTACGACGTCCCGATCGTTCTCGTCGAACTGTTCGCCTGA
- a CDS encoding amphi-Trp domain-containing protein, producing MPEEVLFKSEHTQDREAIASYLRSVAEKLEQGGSITLKAGSESVTVEPPARPTFEVKAEREGPADGAGELSIEFELEWDEDSDGSGGSGGALEIE from the coding sequence ATGCCCGAAGAAGTTCTGTTCAAATCCGAACACACGCAGGATAGAGAAGCAATTGCGTCGTACCTCCGCAGTGTTGCCGAAAAACTCGAGCAAGGGGGTTCGATCACACTGAAAGCCGGATCGGAGTCCGTAACCGTAGAGCCGCCCGCGCGACCGACGTTCGAAGTCAAAGCCGAACGCGAGGGTCCGGCAGACGGCGCCGGTGAGCTGAGCATCGAATTCGAACTCGAGTGGGACGAGGATAGTGACGGAAGCGGTGGAAGCGGTGGCGCCCTCGAGATCGAGTAA
- a CDS encoding TrkA C-terminal domain-containing protein has product MSLISTALTHSFVAALVSILGLSLLAFAVTTIVTFVFQVRVRQRFPAGATLIVGLGVVAIYLNSRLALVQFISNTGDPVTVEEAILNVSAFAAAGVVSYAGRYVGNTVGASKQLPWLTVAPDFSPLVRATGRFITVTLPEDVQDIDGYDAVKGETKKILSGKTMDFPRGLTIEELESQIAARLTDGYDIGYVDVDLDTNGSVQYLAVGQRPIGIGQTLPQQSAAVAIRADPPYSATAGDTVQVWRTDDDGVETLLGTAELRGSVQTVATLAMDKAMASEMDPTEDYRLMTLSADSNPEREFAAMLRREDETMSTVEITAESPLIGSSIGALDVTVIAARTTDGGIETLPKRDHIIQAGDCLFAIGRPEALRRLESENTARITPTEQVLEYTEQIPARSEASGDRPQTKRDR; this is encoded by the coding sequence ATGAGCCTGATATCGACGGCGCTCACTCACTCGTTCGTAGCGGCGTTGGTTAGCATACTCGGCTTGTCGCTGCTGGCGTTTGCGGTAACGACGATCGTCACGTTCGTGTTCCAGGTGCGGGTCCGACAGCGGTTCCCTGCGGGTGCAACACTTATCGTTGGTCTGGGCGTCGTCGCGATCTATCTCAACTCTCGATTGGCCCTCGTCCAGTTCATCAGTAACACGGGCGATCCCGTCACTGTGGAAGAGGCGATCCTCAACGTTTCGGCGTTCGCCGCGGCCGGCGTCGTGTCGTATGCGGGCCGATACGTCGGCAACACGGTTGGTGCCTCGAAGCAACTACCATGGCTAACCGTCGCGCCCGATTTCAGCCCGCTGGTTCGGGCCACTGGCCGATTCATCACGGTTACCCTGCCAGAGGACGTCCAAGACATCGATGGCTACGATGCAGTAAAGGGGGAAACGAAGAAGATACTCTCCGGGAAAACGATGGATTTCCCGCGGGGATTGACGATAGAGGAACTGGAATCCCAGATCGCCGCTCGGCTGACAGACGGATACGATATCGGCTACGTCGACGTGGACCTCGATACGAACGGGTCAGTCCAGTATCTCGCCGTGGGCCAGCGTCCGATCGGGATCGGGCAGACGCTACCCCAACAGTCCGCGGCAGTTGCGATCCGTGCGGACCCTCCTTACAGCGCAACTGCGGGTGATACAGTCCAGGTGTGGCGAACGGACGACGACGGCGTCGAAACACTACTCGGGACAGCAGAACTCCGAGGGAGTGTCCAGACGGTCGCAACGCTTGCGATGGACAAAGCGATGGCATCCGAGATGGATCCGACCGAGGATTACCGGCTGATGACGCTCTCGGCCGATTCGAACCCCGAACGCGAGTTCGCTGCGATGTTGCGGCGGGAGGACGAGACGATGAGCACCGTCGAGATTACGGCCGAGAGTCCGCTTATCGGGAGCTCGATCGGGGCGCTCGACGTGACCGTTATCGCTGCTCGGACCACCGACGGCGGTATCGAAACGCTCCCGAAGCGAGATCACATCATTCAGGCGGGAGACTGTCTCTTCGCGATCGGGCGTCCGGAAGCTCTGAGACGGCTCGAATCGGAAAACACCGCGCGTATCACTCCCACCGAACAGGTACTCGAGTATACCGAACAAATTCCGGCTCGATCGGAAGCATCGGGCGACAGACCACAGACGAAACGCGATCGGTGA
- a CDS encoding lysylphosphatidylglycerol synthase transmembrane domain-containing protein, translating to MTTSGKAVVDRGLTVVRDHGVWLTALLSVVVFFTLAAYADIDSVTSALAAVNWSTFGIVLGLTTVGYGFRFAKWHYYLRRLDVDIPLAASAIAFFSGLMMVVTPGKAGEVWKAWFLSDTRGVPASKTTSVVGAERITDLIALSVLAALGVLVYSRSSLPVIGLLGTIALGIGLLQWRRGCLALLGRLESAPVLGEYASELEQFYEGTYRLFQFRPLVVSTLLSLAAWGLEGVAFWLVLEGFGVDASVVIGLFVFGFGSVVGAVSMLPGGLAATEASMVGVLLSIGYPETVAAAATIVIRVGTLWYAAALGTATFLTYRGTR from the coding sequence GTGACGACGAGCGGAAAGGCGGTCGTCGACCGGGGCCTGACGGTCGTTCGCGACCACGGCGTCTGGCTGACGGCATTACTCTCGGTCGTGGTCTTCTTCACCTTGGCCGCTTACGCGGACATCGACAGCGTGACGAGCGCTCTCGCCGCAGTGAACTGGAGCACGTTCGGCATCGTCCTCGGCCTCACGACCGTCGGATACGGCTTCCGATTCGCAAAATGGCACTACTACCTCCGGCGACTCGACGTGGACATTCCGCTCGCGGCGAGCGCTATCGCCTTCTTCAGCGGGCTGATGATGGTCGTCACGCCGGGGAAAGCCGGCGAGGTCTGGAAGGCGTGGTTCCTGAGCGACACGCGCGGCGTTCCCGCGAGCAAGACGACCTCCGTCGTCGGCGCGGAGCGTATCACGGATCTCATCGCGCTGAGCGTGTTGGCCGCGCTCGGCGTCCTAGTTTACAGCCGCTCGTCGCTTCCCGTGATCGGTCTCCTCGGGACCATCGCGCTCGGGATCGGCCTGCTTCAGTGGCGACGGGGGTGTCTGGCGCTCCTCGGACGGCTCGAGTCGGCCCCGGTCCTCGGCGAGTACGCGAGCGAACTCGAGCAGTTCTACGAGGGTACGTACCGACTGTTCCAGTTTCGTCCGCTCGTCGTTTCGACGCTGCTCAGCCTCGCGGCGTGGGGGCTCGAAGGCGTCGCGTTCTGGCTGGTTCTCGAGGGATTCGGCGTCGACGCCAGCGTCGTCATCGGGCTGTTCGTCTTCGGCTTCGGGTCGGTCGTCGGCGCGGTGTCGATGCTCCCCGGCGGACTCGCGGCGACGGAGGCGTCGATGGTCGGCGTCCTGCTCTCGATCGGGTACCCGGAGACCGTCGCGGCCGCCGCCACGATCGTGATCCGTGTGGGGACGCTGTGGTACGCTGCTGCGCTCGGCACGGCCACGTTCCTCACGTACAGGGGGACGCGATGA
- a CDS encoding low molecular weight phosphatase family protein: MTPNTESPDPIRIAFMCVQNAGRSQMSTAFAERERTRRNLEDRVEILTGGTHPADRVHDEVIEVMGEEGIDLSDRTPREITRAQLQSCDYVATMGCSTLEVGDVGEDVDVRDWSLEDPDGRDIEQVREIRDEIERRIIALFDECIGPVQ; the protein is encoded by the coding sequence ATGACACCTAACACCGAATCACCAGATCCGATTCGTATCGCCTTCATGTGCGTCCAGAACGCCGGTCGCTCCCAGATGTCGACGGCATTCGCAGAGCGCGAGCGCACCCGGCGCAACCTCGAGGACCGCGTCGAAATCCTCACCGGAGGGACCCATCCTGCCGACCGCGTCCACGACGAAGTAATCGAGGTCATGGGCGAGGAAGGAATCGACCTTTCCGATCGAACGCCACGAGAGATTACGAGAGCGCAATTGCAGTCCTGTGATTACGTCGCAACGATGGGCTGTTCGACGCTCGAGGTCGGCGACGTCGGAGAGGACGTCGACGTCCGTGACTGGTCGCTCGAGGATCCGGACGGACGCGACATAGAGCAGGTTCGAGAGATTCGAGACGAAATCGAACGACGTATCATCGCGCTGTTCGACGAATGTATCGGTCCCGTTCAGTGA
- a CDS encoding aryl-sulfate sulfotransferase, with the protein MNQRIRVTVAAAVIALLIASLGVQAITIDREPTVINEDGRYPGNTLVGVHSYTDDGQVVEIAPDGDVVWEWSVPDSRVFGVEQIDPETVLAAVAVKTPAEECSQEYLEYEEYDDHCVHNRVVEIDKGSKEVVWEYDWYDDFIDYQEVHDFERLDTGETAIIDMGNDRSFTVDRDGEITWEWYAEDHLTPGTPFYEEYGGHQRDGEHDDWTHMNDIDQLENGNFQMSIRNFDSIIEVDPETDEIVDVIGEPGNKTVLDEQHNPHRIEDEGTMVVADSRNNRIVELDLESNEEIWRYTGTANDPLQWPRDADRLPNGNTLITDSRNNRVLEVAPDGEIVWEFDDADGTVIPLAYEADRIGVGEQPDVPPGSELTEVDVEPGPLQSVIQEWEAMAQYVFPTWMHLPQILHVVGIGLGVLWLGGEGCLFAWRRISTKW; encoded by the coding sequence ATGAACCAGCGTATCCGCGTCACCGTCGCCGCCGCCGTCATCGCTCTCCTGATCGCATCACTTGGCGTCCAGGCAATCACCATCGACCGCGAACCGACCGTTATCAATGAAGATGGCCGCTATCCCGGGAACACGCTCGTGGGGGTTCATTCGTACACCGACGATGGGCAAGTCGTCGAAATAGCGCCCGACGGCGATGTCGTCTGGGAGTGGTCGGTGCCCGACTCGCGCGTGTTCGGCGTCGAACAGATCGATCCGGAGACAGTGCTGGCGGCCGTCGCCGTCAAGACGCCTGCCGAAGAGTGTTCCCAGGAGTACCTGGAGTACGAGGAGTACGATGACCACTGCGTTCACAACCGCGTCGTCGAAATCGACAAGGGGTCGAAGGAGGTCGTCTGGGAATACGACTGGTACGACGACTTCATCGACTACCAGGAAGTCCACGACTTCGAGCGCCTCGATACTGGAGAAACGGCGATCATCGACATGGGGAACGATCGCTCGTTTACCGTCGACCGCGACGGCGAGATCACCTGGGAGTGGTATGCCGAGGACCATTTGACACCCGGAACGCCGTTCTACGAGGAGTACGGCGGTCACCAGCGAGACGGCGAACACGACGACTGGACGCACATGAACGACATCGACCAACTGGAAAACGGCAACTTCCAGATGAGCATCCGGAACTTCGACTCGATCATCGAGGTCGATCCGGAGACTGACGAGATCGTCGATGTGATCGGCGAACCGGGGAACAAAACCGTGCTGGATGAACAGCACAATCCTCACCGTATCGAAGATGAGGGGACGATGGTCGTCGCCGACAGCCGAAACAACCGGATCGTCGAACTCGACCTCGAGTCCAACGAGGAGATCTGGCGCTATACCGGCACTGCAAACGACCCCCTCCAGTGGCCACGTGACGCCGATCGACTGCCCAACGGCAACACGCTCATCACGGATTCGCGGAACAATCGTGTGCTCGAGGTCGCCCCCGATGGGGAGATCGTCTGGGAGTTCGACGACGCCGACGGGACAGTTATTCCGTTGGCGTACGAGGCCGACCGCATCGGAGTCGGCGAACAGCCCGATGTGCCGCCGGGGAGCGAACTGACCGAGGTCGATGTCGAACCTGGGCCCCTTCAGTCAGTGATTCAAGAATGGGAAGCCATGGCGCAGTACGTCTTCCCGACGTGGATGCACCTTCCGCAGATACTGCACGTCGTCGGTATCGGTCTGGGTGTGCTGTGGCTTGGTGGAGAGGGGTGTCTATTCGCGTGGCGACGAATCAGTACCAAGTGGTGA
- a CDS encoding copper-translocating P-type ATPase, with amino-acid sequence MHEGHEAMFRRRFFVSTLLSIPVLLYSDMLQEWLGFSVPAFPGSEWINPVFAVIVFAYGGVPFLRMAAPELRDRSPGMMTLISMAISVAFVYSMASVVLPTESAFFWELVTLIDIMLLGHWIEMRSVRRAQSALDELAKLMPDTAERIIDGGETEEVPVNTLSEGDLVLVRPGASVPADGVVEEGDSDVNESMITGESRPVSKEPGDEVIGGTINGDGSLRVRVDATGEETTLAGIMRLVEQAQGSKSQTQLLADRAAGWLFYVAVAAAAVTALAWTVATSFDAAVIERVVTVLVIACPHALGLAIPLVVAINTSLAARNGMLVRDRIAMEEARNLDTIVFDKTGTLTEGEHGVVDIATVDDIDEDDAIARAAAVEGDSEHMIARAIRQAAVDRRVRVPDSTDFEAMKGRGVRARVADETISVGGPNLLRQLDAGAPSSLQRFADEAGENGQTVVYVVREGETSDGTVSQHAEPIAAFAMADVIRDESYRVVDSLHELEIEVAMLTGDSRDVATAVADELGIDTVFAEVLPEDKDEKVRALQKQGKLVAMVGDGVNDAPALTRADIGIAIGSGTDVAVQSADVILVQNNPMDVTRLVKLSRASYRKMQENILWAAGYNVFALPLAAGVLAPIGVLLSPAVGALLMSLSTVIVAINAQLLRRVDLSLSSLPGRSSQNGGQPTGHGDRPIERTDRS; translated from the coding sequence ATGCACGAGGGTCACGAAGCGATGTTTCGCCGTCGGTTTTTCGTCTCGACGTTGCTTTCGATTCCGGTCTTGCTCTACAGCGACATGCTCCAGGAATGGCTGGGATTTTCCGTCCCGGCGTTTCCCGGGAGCGAGTGGATCAATCCGGTTTTCGCGGTGATCGTCTTCGCCTACGGTGGCGTTCCGTTCCTTCGAATGGCGGCCCCGGAACTGCGCGATCGGTCGCCGGGAATGATGACGCTCATCTCGATGGCGATCTCGGTCGCGTTCGTCTACAGTATGGCGAGCGTCGTTCTCCCGACCGAGTCGGCGTTCTTCTGGGAACTCGTGACGTTGATCGACATCATGCTGCTCGGCCACTGGATCGAGATGCGATCGGTCCGACGGGCCCAGAGCGCACTCGACGAGTTGGCGAAACTCATGCCCGACACTGCCGAACGAATTATCGACGGGGGCGAGACGGAGGAGGTTCCCGTAAACACCCTCTCGGAAGGCGACCTCGTGCTCGTGCGACCCGGAGCGAGCGTCCCCGCAGACGGCGTCGTCGAGGAGGGCGACTCGGACGTGAACGAGTCGATGATCACCGGCGAATCGAGGCCGGTTTCGAAAGAGCCGGGCGACGAGGTGATCGGAGGGACGATAAACGGCGACGGAAGTCTCCGCGTCCGCGTCGACGCGACGGGCGAGGAGACGACGCTCGCGGGGATCATGCGCCTCGTCGAACAGGCCCAGGGCAGCAAGTCACAGACGCAACTACTCGCGGATCGAGCCGCCGGCTGGCTATTCTATGTCGCTGTCGCAGCGGCGGCCGTGACCGCCCTCGCGTGGACGGTCGCCACGTCGTTCGATGCGGCGGTCATCGAGCGAGTCGTTACCGTCCTCGTGATCGCGTGTCCGCACGCGCTCGGCCTCGCTATCCCGCTCGTGGTCGCGATCAACACCTCGCTTGCCGCTCGCAACGGAATGCTCGTTCGGGATCGCATCGCCATGGAAGAAGCGCGAAACCTGGATACGATCGTCTTCGATAAAACCGGGACGCTCACCGAGGGCGAACACGGCGTCGTCGACATAGCAACTGTTGACGACATCGACGAAGACGACGCTATCGCCCGTGCCGCTGCAGTCGAAGGGGACTCCGAACACATGATCGCCCGTGCTATCCGCCAAGCGGCAGTCGATCGTCGCGTTCGTGTTCCGGATTCAACGGATTTCGAGGCGATGAAAGGTCGAGGCGTCCGTGCACGAGTAGCGGATGAAACGATCTCTGTCGGCGGTCCGAACCTCCTCAGACAACTCGACGCTGGGGCCCCCTCGAGCCTCCAGCGGTTCGCCGACGAAGCCGGCGAGAACGGACAAACCGTCGTCTACGTCGTCCGCGAAGGAGAAACGAGCGACGGAACCGTCAGCCAGCACGCCGAACCCATCGCCGCCTTCGCCATGGCGGACGTGATCCGAGACGAGAGCTACCGAGTCGTGGACTCGCTTCACGAACTCGAGATCGAGGTGGCGATGCTGACCGGCGACTCGCGGGACGTAGCCACTGCGGTGGCCGACGAACTGGGTATCGACACGGTGTTCGCGGAGGTCTTGCCCGAAGACAAAGACGAGAAAGTACGGGCGCTACAGAAGCAGGGAAAACTCGTCGCGATGGTCGGGGACGGCGTCAACGACGCCCCCGCACTGACTCGAGCGGATATCGGCATCGCCATCGGAAGCGGAACTGACGTCGCCGTTCAGTCCGCAGACGTCATTCTGGTTCAGAACAACCCGATGGACGTTACCCGTCTGGTGAAACTGAGCCGAGCGAGTTACCGGAAAATGCAGGAAAATATCCTCTGGGCTGCCGGGTACAACGTCTTCGCTCTCCCGCTCGCAGCGGGCGTCCTCGCACCGATCGGCGTTCTTCTCTCTCCGGCCGTAGGAGCGTTGCTCATGTCTCTCAGTACGGTTATCGTCGCGATCAACGCGCAACTACTCCGTCGCGTCGATCTGTCTCTCTCGAGTCTCCCCGGTCGTTCGTCACAGAACGGTGGTCAGCCGACCGGACACGGCGACCGACCGATCGAACGAACGGACCGATCCTGA